The following nucleotide sequence is from Paenibacillus andongensis.
TTAAGCAAGGATATTGGAATAGATCTCGGCACGGCGAATGTGCTTATTCATGTAAAAGGACGCGGCGTCGTGCTCGATGAGCCTTCCGTTGTTGCGATTGAAAGCGATACGAAACGCGTGCTGGCTGTAGGAGAAGAAGCTTTCCGCATGGTGGGTAGAACGCCAGGCAACATTATCGCGATTCGCCCATTGAAAGATGGCGTTATTGCGGACTTTGATATTACGGAAATGATGTTGAAGCATTTTATCGCGAAAGTAGGGGGCAAGAACTGGTATTCTCATCCGAGAATACTGATCTGCGCCCCTACCAACATCACCTCGGTTGAGCAGAAGGCGATCCGCGAAGCAGCTGAGCGCAGCGGTGCCCGAGAGGTATTCATGGAAGAAGAACCGAAGGCAGCAGCCATTGGTGCCGGTATGGACATCTTCCAGCCTAGCGGCAATATGGTCGTAGATATCGGCGGAGGAACGACGGATGTGGCCGTGTTATCCATGGGTGACATCGTCACCTCCTCCTCCATTAAGATTGCAGGCGACAAGTTCGATATTGCGATCACGAAATATATCAAAAATAAGTACAAGCTGCTGATTGGTGAACGGACGAGCGAAGATATCAAGCTGAAAATCGGAACGGTATATCCACACGGTAGAGATCAAGAGATGGATATTCGCGGTAGAGATATGGTATCCGGTTTGCCACTAACGATCACGATTCACTCCAGTGAAGTACAAGAAGCGCTGTGGGATCCGGTTTCCTCCATCGTGACGGCGGCCAAAAGTGTATTGGAGCGAACACCTCCAGAGCTTTCGGCAGACATTATTGACCGCGGTGTTATTTTGACAGGTGGCGGAGCTTTGCTGCACGGGCTCGATCAACTGTTAGCAGACGAGCTGAAAGTACCTGTATTAATTGCGGAAGATCCGATGTCCTGTGTCGTTAAAGGAACAGGCATTATGCTCGATAACTTAGATAAGGTATCCAAACGTAAATTTTAAGTAGACATACTACCCATGAGGTGAAGAGATGTTAAGAGGACTGTATACCGCGGCGGCAGGCATGATCTCCGAGCAGCGCAGACACGATACCATTACGAATAATATTGCCAACATTAATTCCCCGGGTTTTAAGCAAGGCAATGCTTTGTCTCGATCGTTCCCGGAGATGCTGATATCGACGATTCGCGGTGGACAAGGTGCCTCGACAGCTCCCATTGGGAAGATGAGTTTAGGTGTATTCTCCGAGGAGAGCATCTCCATTCATGCACAGGGTGATTTGCAGGAAACGCAAAACCCCTTTGATTTTGCCCTTGTTTCGAAAATACAAGTACCCGGTATGAACTTTGATGCATCAGGTAAGTTTGTGAGTGCGGATGGAGAACGAACGTTTCAGCCGCAGGCCCTGTTTACAGTGCTGAACGCCGCGGGGGAGCAGCGGTACTCCTTGAACGGGAAGTTCACCGTTGATACTGCAGGCCAGCTGGTTAATGCCAACGGGAACCAAGTGCTAGGCCGAGATGGACAACCTCTGTTGTTGATTGATGGAGCGGGTCAACCGATTCACTCCTTCAAAGTGACAGACAAGGGCGAGTTCCTTGATGGGAATGGTCTTCCACTGCTGGGGCCGACTGGCCAACCCGTAGGATTGATGCTCTCGCGTGCAGAGAATCCGAATCTATTGCTGCGTGAAGGTAACGGGCTGCTTCGCATTAACCCAGGCGACGAAGCGACTGTAACGCAGGTTGCTGCAGGTGATCAAGTACAGGTTCGTCAAGGCTTCATAGAACGTTCTAATGTTGATTCCGCGCAATCGATGGTCGATATGATGTCAGCGCTTCGCGCATATGAAGCAAACCAAAAAGTGATTCAATCTTATGATAAAAGTATGGAAAAAGCCGCGAATGAAGTTGGGCGCGTCTAATCTAGCTGGCGAAGGGGCAGGACCATGAACAATTCTATGATTAACTCATCGGTATCCATGCATAGCTTACAGCAAAAGCTGGATATTCTCTCCAATAACATCGCGAATGTGAATACGAACGGTTTCAAGAAGAAGGAAGCTTCCTTCGAGGACGTCCTGACTAACGTCAAGTCGCAGCCAGAAGGATTCCGTCAGCTAGGCCGGTTCTCACCGCTTGGTTTTAACCAAGGGTGGGGTTCGAAGCTGGTACAAATTCAGACCAATTTGTCCCAAGGACCTATTCAGTCTACGGGGAATGTGACGGATTTTGCTATTCAAGGTGAAGGATTGTTTGAAGTGTCCGTTAGTAAGACGGATGAGAACGGCAACCCGGTGTTCCAGCCTGCTTGGACGCGTAATGGTGCTTTCAGTTTAAGTCCTGATGCGACAGGTGGTACTGTGCTTGCAACTAAAGAAGGTCACTTCGTCACTGGGGTGGATGGCAACCCGATTCGTGTGCCAGCAGGTTTGCGACCTGTCGTTGAACCGAACGGAACGATCAAAGGATACAGTGAGCAGGATCCAAGTGCAGCACCCATTAATTTGGGACAGATCAAGCTAGTTCGCGTTGTACGTCCACAGCTTCTCCAAGACGTTGGAGATAACCTTTATGCG
It contains:
- a CDS encoding rod shape-determining protein, with the protein product MLSKDIGIDLGTANVLIHVKGRGVVLDEPSVVAIESDTKRVLAVGEEAFRMVGRTPGNIIAIRPLKDGVIADFDITEMMLKHFIAKVGGKNWYSHPRILICAPTNITSVEQKAIREAAERSGAREVFMEEEPKAAAIGAGMDIFQPSGNMVVDIGGGTTDVAVLSMGDIVTSSSIKIAGDKFDIAITKYIKNKYKLLIGERTSEDIKLKIGTVYPHGRDQEMDIRGRDMVSGLPLTITIHSSEVQEALWDPVSSIVTAAKSVLERTPPELSADIIDRGVILTGGGALLHGLDQLLADELKVPVLIAEDPMSCVVKGTGIMLDNLDKVSKRKF
- a CDS encoding flagellar hook-basal body protein, whose product is MLRGLYTAAAGMISEQRRHDTITNNIANINSPGFKQGNALSRSFPEMLISTIRGGQGASTAPIGKMSLGVFSEESISIHAQGDLQETQNPFDFALVSKIQVPGMNFDASGKFVSADGERTFQPQALFTVLNAAGEQRYSLNGKFTVDTAGQLVNANGNQVLGRDGQPLLLIDGAGQPIHSFKVTDKGEFLDGNGLPLLGPTGQPVGLMLSRAENPNLLLREGNGLLRINPGDEATVTQVAAGDQVQVRQGFIERSNVDSAQSMVDMMSALRAYEANQKVIQSYDKSMEKAANEVGRV
- a CDS encoding flagellar hook-basal body protein produces the protein MNNSMINSSVSMHSLQQKLDILSNNIANVNTNGFKKKEASFEDVLTNVKSQPEGFRQLGRFSPLGFNQGWGSKLVQIQTNLSQGPIQSTGNVTDFAIQGEGLFEVSVSKTDENGNPVFQPAWTRNGAFSLSPDATGGTVLATKEGHFVTGVDGNPIRVPAGLRPVVEPNGTIKGYSEQDPSAAPINLGQIKLVRVVRPQLLQDVGDNLYAIPNGLTAAEKANILQDVNPLADNPANRVSLMQGFLEQSNVTLSDEMTDLVIVQRALQLNSRAITSSDQMMNIANNLRV